The following coding sequences lie in one Apium graveolens cultivar Ventura chromosome 3, ASM990537v1, whole genome shotgun sequence genomic window:
- the LOC141713298 gene encoding TORTIFOLIA1-like protein 2 isoform X2, with translation MMKSHLKSRAICRTGTSNPQQMIFELKHRVVVALNKLADRDTFQIGIDELEKTIQHLSPDEVTPFLYCILDVDCAHKTAVRRECIRLIGVLASFHEVQVSSHLGKIVVGVVKRLKDPDSVVRDACVETMGVLAVKLGGIESCDAEGVFVALVKPLFEILGEQNKQLQSGSALCLARVIHNTSYPPITILHRMLIRTVKFLKNPHFLAKPAVIQLNSTIIQAGGASTPNSLYAAMTSIQEALKSSDWVTRKAASAALGEIASSGGSDFSSLRASCICSLESCRFDKVKPVRDTVLHALHLWRSLVGSDTPACSDTGSSLKETFSGGGYGDISSTGESTSKAVTSTKGGCDSVKKRSPLSSRKVAQKTKEISTWQVEIAVPKNHISNLADTRNEESEGSSVTKTFEMASNDISSSQYNGFEYVPVDDKQETSSVSIVVTDKFKTKLVPNFHNSLLREPVVMETGIGKHFSNEEVSADQQTCFVKTQNRGSLDSIVTMSSSQTIGTCCLQTANDMIMVRKHLLEIENKQSELLDMLKMFTINTAESLSLIHMKVSVLEDVVGKMSQLNGGRCFEQSTFKLSKRSTTLASPRLSVCTPRPSVEICNRQPPFPKRGNEFCEEKTSSRSKLRSSAEQGVSIWTESRNSVAEGIHKSSRHGVGGNQTKNLGSAVTSNARYYSSEAKDSPWTLVIGHLSKGDLDAAYTEALRSGDDLVLIELLEKTGPVLEELSEKTANDVLRTLATYFLEQRFINSMIPWLQQVVDLSALHGPNYLALSAKARREFLFAIQEAVNIGFSNSAERRSVTQLVMKLHQIWAETPSLREDQTVLEEIIAPLTLCWVASISLSRYNNTE, from the exons ATGATGAAGTCACATTTGAAAAGTAGAGCAATTTGCAGGACTGGTACTAGTAATCCACAACAAATGATTTTTGAGCTCAAGCATCGCGTAGTTGTTGCTTTAAATAAGCTCGCAGATCGCGATACTTTCCAAATTGGAATCGATGAGCTTGAGAAAACTATTCAGCATCTTTCGCCTGATGAGGTGACTCCTTTTTTGTATTGCATTTTAGACGTTGATTGTGCTCATAAGACCGCTGTTCGTAGGGAATGTATTAGGCTTATAGGCGTTTTAGCTAGTTTTCATGAGGTTCAGGTTAGTTCGCATTTAGGCAAAATTGTGGTTGGCGTTGTGAAGCGTCTCAAGGATCCTGATTCGGTTGTGAGAGATGCGTGTGTGGAGACTATGGGTGTTTTGGCTGTTAAATTGGGAGGAATTGAGAGCTGTGATGCTGAGGGAGTGTTTGTTGCTCTTGTTAAGCCTCTTTTTGAAATTTTGGGGGAACAGAATAAGCAGCTGCAGTCTGGTTCTGCGTTGTGTTTGGCTCGGGTTATTCATAACACTTCTTATCCTCCTATCACTATTTTGCATCGAATGTTGATTAGGACTGTTAAGTTTCTTAAGAATCCCCACTTCTTGGCTAAACCAGCTGTTATTCAGTTGAATTCAACTATTATTCAG GCAGGGGGTGCATCAACACCAAACTCTTTATATGCCGCAATGACTAGCATTCAAGAAGCTCTCAAGAGCAGTGATTGGGTTACACGTAAAGCGGCCTCTGCAGCCTTAGGAGAAATAGCTTCAAGTGGAGGATCTGATTTTAGTTCTCTCAGGGCATCTTGTATTTGCTCTCTTGAATCATGTCGCTTTGACAAG GTCAAACCAGTTAGGGATACAGTGCTTCATGCCTTGCATCTCTGGAGAAGTTTAGTAGGTTCTGATACACCTGCATGTTCAGATACAGGATCATCTTTAAAAG AAACTTTTTCTGGAGGTGGCTATGGAGATATTAGTAGTACCGGGGAGTCTACGTCAAAGGCTGTAACTTCTACAAAAGGTGGATGTGATTCTGTTAAGAAAAGGAGTCCTCTCTCTTCACGAAAAGTTGCGCAAAAGACCAAGGAAATTTCAACTTGGCAAGTAGAAATTGCAGTTCctaaaaatcatatttctaaTTTAGCAGATACTCGCAATGAAGAATCTGAAGGAAGTTCCGTCACTAAGACATTTGAAATGGCTAGCAATGATATTTCTAGTTCCCAATATAACGGGTTTGAGTATGTGCCGGTGGATGACAAACAAGAAACTTCATCAGTGTCTATTGTTGTCACTGACAAGTTTAAAACTAAGCTGGTACCAAATTTTCATAATAGTCTTCTGAGGGAGCCAGTAGTAATGGAAACAGGAATAGGTAAGCATTTCTCAAATGAAGAAGTCAGTGCAGATCAACAAACTTGTTTTGTAAAAACACAAAATCGGGGAAGTCTGGACTCAATAGTAACCATGTCAAGCTCGCAAACCATAGGCACCTGTTGCTTGCAAACAGCAAATGATATGATAATGGTACGGAAACATCTGTTGGAGATTGAAAACAAACAATCAGAATTGTTAGATATGTTAAAG ATGTTTACCATCAACACCGCAGAAAGCTTGTCCCTGATACATATGAAGGTATCAGTTCTGGAAGATGTAGTTGGTAAAATGTCACAACTAAATGGTGGGAGATGCTTTGAGCAATCTACTTTCAAACTTTCGAAGAGAAGCACCACTCTTGCTTCTCCTAGGCTTTCTGTATGCACTCCTAGGCCGTCAGTTGAAATATGTAATAGACAGCCCCCATTTCCCAAAAGGGGTAACGAGTTCTGTGAGGAGAAAACATCTAGCAGAAGCAAATTAAGAAGTTCTGCTGAACAAGGAGTTTCCATATGGACAGAAAGTAGAAATTCTGTTGCGGAAGGCATTCATAAAAGCTCTAGGCATGGAGTCGGTGGCAATCAAACAAAAAATCTTGGTTCTGCCGTTACTTCTAATGCTAGATATTATTCATCAGAAGCTAAAGATAGCCCATGGACACTTGTAATAGGTCATCTTTCGAAAGGTGACCTTGACGCTGCATACACAGAAGCTCTCCGATCCGGTGATGATCTTGTTCTTATTGAACTTCTTGAAAAAACTGGTCCTGTACTGGAAGAATTATCAGAAAAGACGGCGAATGATGTACTTAGAACTTTAGCAACATACTTCTTGGAGCAAAGATTTATTAATTCGATGATTCCTTGGTTGCAACAG GTTGTGGACTTGAGTGCTCTTCATGGACCAAATTACCTTGCTCTCTCAGCAAAAGCAAGGAGAGAATTTCTATTTGCAATTCAAGAAGCTGTAAATATAGGTTTCTCTAATTCTGCAGAAAGAAGATCTGTCACGCAGCTAGTGATGAAGCTGCACCAAATCTGGG CTGAGACGCCTAGCCTTCGAGAAGACcagactgttcttgaagagattattgccccactTACGCTGTGTTGGGTTGCAT
- the LOC141713298 gene encoding TORTIFOLIA1-like protein 2 isoform X1, with protein MMKSHLKSRAICRTGTSNPQQMIFELKHRVVVALNKLADRDTFQIGIDELEKTIQHLSPDEVTPFLYCILDVDCAHKTAVRRECIRLIGVLASFHEVQVSSHLGKIVVGVVKRLKDPDSVVRDACVETMGVLAVKLGGIESCDAEGVFVALVKPLFEILGEQNKQLQSGSALCLARVIHNTSYPPITILHRMLIRTVKFLKNPHFLAKPAVIQLNSTIIQAGGASTPNSLYAAMTSIQEALKSSDWVTRKAASAALGEIASSGGSDFSSLRASCICSLESCRFDKVSFWYLNVHANMKCAALAKLELLHSIYYLMQVKPVRDTVLHALHLWRSLVGSDTPACSDTGSSLKETFSGGGYGDISSTGESTSKAVTSTKGGCDSVKKRSPLSSRKVAQKTKEISTWQVEIAVPKNHISNLADTRNEESEGSSVTKTFEMASNDISSSQYNGFEYVPVDDKQETSSVSIVVTDKFKTKLVPNFHNSLLREPVVMETGIGKHFSNEEVSADQQTCFVKTQNRGSLDSIVTMSSSQTIGTCCLQTANDMIMVRKHLLEIENKQSELLDMLKMFTINTAESLSLIHMKVSVLEDVVGKMSQLNGGRCFEQSTFKLSKRSTTLASPRLSVCTPRPSVEICNRQPPFPKRGNEFCEEKTSSRSKLRSSAEQGVSIWTESRNSVAEGIHKSSRHGVGGNQTKNLGSAVTSNARYYSSEAKDSPWTLVIGHLSKGDLDAAYTEALRSGDDLVLIELLEKTGPVLEELSEKTANDVLRTLATYFLEQRFINSMIPWLQQVVDLSALHGPNYLALSAKARREFLFAIQEAVNIGFSNSAERRSVTQLVMKLHQIWAETPSLREDQTVLEEIIAPLTLCWVASISLSRYNNTE; from the exons ATGATGAAGTCACATTTGAAAAGTAGAGCAATTTGCAGGACTGGTACTAGTAATCCACAACAAATGATTTTTGAGCTCAAGCATCGCGTAGTTGTTGCTTTAAATAAGCTCGCAGATCGCGATACTTTCCAAATTGGAATCGATGAGCTTGAGAAAACTATTCAGCATCTTTCGCCTGATGAGGTGACTCCTTTTTTGTATTGCATTTTAGACGTTGATTGTGCTCATAAGACCGCTGTTCGTAGGGAATGTATTAGGCTTATAGGCGTTTTAGCTAGTTTTCATGAGGTTCAGGTTAGTTCGCATTTAGGCAAAATTGTGGTTGGCGTTGTGAAGCGTCTCAAGGATCCTGATTCGGTTGTGAGAGATGCGTGTGTGGAGACTATGGGTGTTTTGGCTGTTAAATTGGGAGGAATTGAGAGCTGTGATGCTGAGGGAGTGTTTGTTGCTCTTGTTAAGCCTCTTTTTGAAATTTTGGGGGAACAGAATAAGCAGCTGCAGTCTGGTTCTGCGTTGTGTTTGGCTCGGGTTATTCATAACACTTCTTATCCTCCTATCACTATTTTGCATCGAATGTTGATTAGGACTGTTAAGTTTCTTAAGAATCCCCACTTCTTGGCTAAACCAGCTGTTATTCAGTTGAATTCAACTATTATTCAG GCAGGGGGTGCATCAACACCAAACTCTTTATATGCCGCAATGACTAGCATTCAAGAAGCTCTCAAGAGCAGTGATTGGGTTACACGTAAAGCGGCCTCTGCAGCCTTAGGAGAAATAGCTTCAAGTGGAGGATCTGATTTTAGTTCTCTCAGGGCATCTTGTATTTGCTCTCTTGAATCATGTCGCTTTGACAAGGTCAGTTTTTGGTATTTAAATGTACATGCAAATATGAAATGTGCTGCACTCGCCAAGTTGGAGCTACTACACTCTATTTATTACCTTATGCAGGTCAAACCAGTTAGGGATACAGTGCTTCATGCCTTGCATCTCTGGAGAAGTTTAGTAGGTTCTGATACACCTGCATGTTCAGATACAGGATCATCTTTAAAAG AAACTTTTTCTGGAGGTGGCTATGGAGATATTAGTAGTACCGGGGAGTCTACGTCAAAGGCTGTAACTTCTACAAAAGGTGGATGTGATTCTGTTAAGAAAAGGAGTCCTCTCTCTTCACGAAAAGTTGCGCAAAAGACCAAGGAAATTTCAACTTGGCAAGTAGAAATTGCAGTTCctaaaaatcatatttctaaTTTAGCAGATACTCGCAATGAAGAATCTGAAGGAAGTTCCGTCACTAAGACATTTGAAATGGCTAGCAATGATATTTCTAGTTCCCAATATAACGGGTTTGAGTATGTGCCGGTGGATGACAAACAAGAAACTTCATCAGTGTCTATTGTTGTCACTGACAAGTTTAAAACTAAGCTGGTACCAAATTTTCATAATAGTCTTCTGAGGGAGCCAGTAGTAATGGAAACAGGAATAGGTAAGCATTTCTCAAATGAAGAAGTCAGTGCAGATCAACAAACTTGTTTTGTAAAAACACAAAATCGGGGAAGTCTGGACTCAATAGTAACCATGTCAAGCTCGCAAACCATAGGCACCTGTTGCTTGCAAACAGCAAATGATATGATAATGGTACGGAAACATCTGTTGGAGATTGAAAACAAACAATCAGAATTGTTAGATATGTTAAAG ATGTTTACCATCAACACCGCAGAAAGCTTGTCCCTGATACATATGAAGGTATCAGTTCTGGAAGATGTAGTTGGTAAAATGTCACAACTAAATGGTGGGAGATGCTTTGAGCAATCTACTTTCAAACTTTCGAAGAGAAGCACCACTCTTGCTTCTCCTAGGCTTTCTGTATGCACTCCTAGGCCGTCAGTTGAAATATGTAATAGACAGCCCCCATTTCCCAAAAGGGGTAACGAGTTCTGTGAGGAGAAAACATCTAGCAGAAGCAAATTAAGAAGTTCTGCTGAACAAGGAGTTTCCATATGGACAGAAAGTAGAAATTCTGTTGCGGAAGGCATTCATAAAAGCTCTAGGCATGGAGTCGGTGGCAATCAAACAAAAAATCTTGGTTCTGCCGTTACTTCTAATGCTAGATATTATTCATCAGAAGCTAAAGATAGCCCATGGACACTTGTAATAGGTCATCTTTCGAAAGGTGACCTTGACGCTGCATACACAGAAGCTCTCCGATCCGGTGATGATCTTGTTCTTATTGAACTTCTTGAAAAAACTGGTCCTGTACTGGAAGAATTATCAGAAAAGACGGCGAATGATGTACTTAGAACTTTAGCAACATACTTCTTGGAGCAAAGATTTATTAATTCGATGATTCCTTGGTTGCAACAG GTTGTGGACTTGAGTGCTCTTCATGGACCAAATTACCTTGCTCTCTCAGCAAAAGCAAGGAGAGAATTTCTATTTGCAATTCAAGAAGCTGTAAATATAGGTTTCTCTAATTCTGCAGAAAGAAGATCTGTCACGCAGCTAGTGATGAAGCTGCACCAAATCTGGG CTGAGACGCCTAGCCTTCGAGAAGACcagactgttcttgaagagattattgccccactTACGCTGTGTTGGGTTGCAT
- the LOC141713298 gene encoding TORTIFOLIA1-like protein 2 isoform X4 — protein sequence MMKSHLKSRAICRTGTSNPQQMIFELKHRVVVALNKLADRDTFQIGIDELEKTIQHLSPDEVTPFLYCILDVDCAHKTAVRRECIRLIGVLASFHEVQVSSHLGKIVVGVVKRLKDPDSVVRDACVETMGVLAVKLGGIESCDAEGVFVALVKPLFEILGEQNKQLQSGSALCLARVIHNTSYPPITILHRMLIRTVKFLKNPHFLAKPAVIQLNSTIIQAGGASTPNSLYAAMTSIQEALKSSDWVTRKAASAALGEIASSGGSDFSSLRASCICSLESCRFDKVSFWYLNVHANMKCAALAKLELLHSIYYLMQVKPVRDTVLHALHLWRSLVGSDTPACSDTGSSLKETFSGGGYGDISSTGESTSKAVTSTKDTRNEESEGSSVTKTFEMASNDISSSQYNGFEYVPVDDKQETSSVSIVVTDKFKTKLVPNFHNSLLREPVVMETGIGKHFSNEEVSADQQTCFVKTQNRGSLDSIVTMSSSQTIGTCCLQTANDMIMVRKHLLEIENKQSELLDMLKMFTINTAESLSLIHMKVSVLEDVVGKMSQLNGGRCFEQSTFKLSKRSTTLASPRLSVCTPRPSVEICNRQPPFPKRGNEFCEEKTSSRSKLRSSAEQGVSIWTESRNSVAEGIHKSSRHGVGGNQTKNLGSAVTSNARYYSSEAKDSPWTLVIGHLSKGDLDAAYTEALRSGDDLVLIELLEKTGPVLEELSEKTANDVLRTLATYFLEQRFINSMIPWLQQVVDLSALHGPNYLALSAKARREFLFAIQEAVNIGFSNSAERRSVTQLVMKLHQIWAETPSLREDQTVLEEIIAPLTLCWVASISLSRYNNTE from the exons ATGATGAAGTCACATTTGAAAAGTAGAGCAATTTGCAGGACTGGTACTAGTAATCCACAACAAATGATTTTTGAGCTCAAGCATCGCGTAGTTGTTGCTTTAAATAAGCTCGCAGATCGCGATACTTTCCAAATTGGAATCGATGAGCTTGAGAAAACTATTCAGCATCTTTCGCCTGATGAGGTGACTCCTTTTTTGTATTGCATTTTAGACGTTGATTGTGCTCATAAGACCGCTGTTCGTAGGGAATGTATTAGGCTTATAGGCGTTTTAGCTAGTTTTCATGAGGTTCAGGTTAGTTCGCATTTAGGCAAAATTGTGGTTGGCGTTGTGAAGCGTCTCAAGGATCCTGATTCGGTTGTGAGAGATGCGTGTGTGGAGACTATGGGTGTTTTGGCTGTTAAATTGGGAGGAATTGAGAGCTGTGATGCTGAGGGAGTGTTTGTTGCTCTTGTTAAGCCTCTTTTTGAAATTTTGGGGGAACAGAATAAGCAGCTGCAGTCTGGTTCTGCGTTGTGTTTGGCTCGGGTTATTCATAACACTTCTTATCCTCCTATCACTATTTTGCATCGAATGTTGATTAGGACTGTTAAGTTTCTTAAGAATCCCCACTTCTTGGCTAAACCAGCTGTTATTCAGTTGAATTCAACTATTATTCAG GCAGGGGGTGCATCAACACCAAACTCTTTATATGCCGCAATGACTAGCATTCAAGAAGCTCTCAAGAGCAGTGATTGGGTTACACGTAAAGCGGCCTCTGCAGCCTTAGGAGAAATAGCTTCAAGTGGAGGATCTGATTTTAGTTCTCTCAGGGCATCTTGTATTTGCTCTCTTGAATCATGTCGCTTTGACAAGGTCAGTTTTTGGTATTTAAATGTACATGCAAATATGAAATGTGCTGCACTCGCCAAGTTGGAGCTACTACACTCTATTTATTACCTTATGCAGGTCAAACCAGTTAGGGATACAGTGCTTCATGCCTTGCATCTCTGGAGAAGTTTAGTAGGTTCTGATACACCTGCATGTTCAGATACAGGATCATCTTTAAAAG AAACTTTTTCTGGAGGTGGCTATGGAGATATTAGTAGTACCGGGGAGTCTACGTCAAAGGCTGTAACTTCTACAAAAG ATACTCGCAATGAAGAATCTGAAGGAAGTTCCGTCACTAAGACATTTGAAATGGCTAGCAATGATATTTCTAGTTCCCAATATAACGGGTTTGAGTATGTGCCGGTGGATGACAAACAAGAAACTTCATCAGTGTCTATTGTTGTCACTGACAAGTTTAAAACTAAGCTGGTACCAAATTTTCATAATAGTCTTCTGAGGGAGCCAGTAGTAATGGAAACAGGAATAGGTAAGCATTTCTCAAATGAAGAAGTCAGTGCAGATCAACAAACTTGTTTTGTAAAAACACAAAATCGGGGAAGTCTGGACTCAATAGTAACCATGTCAAGCTCGCAAACCATAGGCACCTGTTGCTTGCAAACAGCAAATGATATGATAATGGTACGGAAACATCTGTTGGAGATTGAAAACAAACAATCAGAATTGTTAGATATGTTAAAG ATGTTTACCATCAACACCGCAGAAAGCTTGTCCCTGATACATATGAAGGTATCAGTTCTGGAAGATGTAGTTGGTAAAATGTCACAACTAAATGGTGGGAGATGCTTTGAGCAATCTACTTTCAAACTTTCGAAGAGAAGCACCACTCTTGCTTCTCCTAGGCTTTCTGTATGCACTCCTAGGCCGTCAGTTGAAATATGTAATAGACAGCCCCCATTTCCCAAAAGGGGTAACGAGTTCTGTGAGGAGAAAACATCTAGCAGAAGCAAATTAAGAAGTTCTGCTGAACAAGGAGTTTCCATATGGACAGAAAGTAGAAATTCTGTTGCGGAAGGCATTCATAAAAGCTCTAGGCATGGAGTCGGTGGCAATCAAACAAAAAATCTTGGTTCTGCCGTTACTTCTAATGCTAGATATTATTCATCAGAAGCTAAAGATAGCCCATGGACACTTGTAATAGGTCATCTTTCGAAAGGTGACCTTGACGCTGCATACACAGAAGCTCTCCGATCCGGTGATGATCTTGTTCTTATTGAACTTCTTGAAAAAACTGGTCCTGTACTGGAAGAATTATCAGAAAAGACGGCGAATGATGTACTTAGAACTTTAGCAACATACTTCTTGGAGCAAAGATTTATTAATTCGATGATTCCTTGGTTGCAACAG GTTGTGGACTTGAGTGCTCTTCATGGACCAAATTACCTTGCTCTCTCAGCAAAAGCAAGGAGAGAATTTCTATTTGCAATTCAAGAAGCTGTAAATATAGGTTTCTCTAATTCTGCAGAAAGAAGATCTGTCACGCAGCTAGTGATGAAGCTGCACCAAATCTGGG CTGAGACGCCTAGCCTTCGAGAAGACcagactgttcttgaagagattattgccccactTACGCTGTGTTGGGTTGCAT
- the LOC141713298 gene encoding TORTIFOLIA1-like protein 2 isoform X3, which yields MMKSHLKSRAICRTGTSNPQQMIFELKHRVVVALNKLADRDTFQIGIDELEKTIQHLSPDEVTPFLYCILDVDCAHKTAVRRECIRLIGVLASFHEVQVSSHLGKIVVGVVKRLKDPDSVVRDACVETMGVLAVKLGGIESCDAEGVFVALVKPLFEILGEQNKQLQSGSALCLARVIHNTSYPPITILHRMLIRTVKFLKNPHFLAKPAVIQLNSTIIQAGGASTPNSLYAAMTSIQEALKSSDWVTRKAASAALGEIASSGGSDFSSLRASCICSLESCRFDKVSFWYLNVHANMKCAALAKLELLHSIYYLMQVKPVRDTVLHALHLWRSLVGSDTPACSDTGSSLKETFSGGGYGDISSTGESTSKAVTSTKGGCDSVKKRSPLSSRKVAQKTKEISTWQVEIAVPKNHISNLADTRNEESEGSSVTKTFEMASNDISSSQYNGFEYVPVDDKQETSSVSIVVTDKFKTKLVPNFHNSLLREPVVMETGIGKHFSNEEVSADQQTCFVKTQNRGSLDSIVTMSSSQTIGTCCLQTANDMIMVRKHLLEIENKQSELLDMLKMFTINTAESLSLIHMKVSVLEDVVGKMSQLNGGRCFEQSTFKLSKRSTTLASPRLSVCTPRPSVEICNRQPPFPKRGNEFCEEKTSSRSKLRSSAEQGVSIWTESRNSVAEGIHKSSRHGVGGNQTKNLGSAVTSNARYYSSEAKDSPWTLVIGHLSKGDLDAAYTEALRSGDDLVLIELLEKTGPVLEELSEKTANDVLRTLATYFLEQRFINSMIPWLQQVVDLSALHGPNYLALSAKARREFLFAIQEAVNIGFSNSAERRSVTQLVMKLHQIWGKCA from the exons ATGATGAAGTCACATTTGAAAAGTAGAGCAATTTGCAGGACTGGTACTAGTAATCCACAACAAATGATTTTTGAGCTCAAGCATCGCGTAGTTGTTGCTTTAAATAAGCTCGCAGATCGCGATACTTTCCAAATTGGAATCGATGAGCTTGAGAAAACTATTCAGCATCTTTCGCCTGATGAGGTGACTCCTTTTTTGTATTGCATTTTAGACGTTGATTGTGCTCATAAGACCGCTGTTCGTAGGGAATGTATTAGGCTTATAGGCGTTTTAGCTAGTTTTCATGAGGTTCAGGTTAGTTCGCATTTAGGCAAAATTGTGGTTGGCGTTGTGAAGCGTCTCAAGGATCCTGATTCGGTTGTGAGAGATGCGTGTGTGGAGACTATGGGTGTTTTGGCTGTTAAATTGGGAGGAATTGAGAGCTGTGATGCTGAGGGAGTGTTTGTTGCTCTTGTTAAGCCTCTTTTTGAAATTTTGGGGGAACAGAATAAGCAGCTGCAGTCTGGTTCTGCGTTGTGTTTGGCTCGGGTTATTCATAACACTTCTTATCCTCCTATCACTATTTTGCATCGAATGTTGATTAGGACTGTTAAGTTTCTTAAGAATCCCCACTTCTTGGCTAAACCAGCTGTTATTCAGTTGAATTCAACTATTATTCAG GCAGGGGGTGCATCAACACCAAACTCTTTATATGCCGCAATGACTAGCATTCAAGAAGCTCTCAAGAGCAGTGATTGGGTTACACGTAAAGCGGCCTCTGCAGCCTTAGGAGAAATAGCTTCAAGTGGAGGATCTGATTTTAGTTCTCTCAGGGCATCTTGTATTTGCTCTCTTGAATCATGTCGCTTTGACAAGGTCAGTTTTTGGTATTTAAATGTACATGCAAATATGAAATGTGCTGCACTCGCCAAGTTGGAGCTACTACACTCTATTTATTACCTTATGCAGGTCAAACCAGTTAGGGATACAGTGCTTCATGCCTTGCATCTCTGGAGAAGTTTAGTAGGTTCTGATACACCTGCATGTTCAGATACAGGATCATCTTTAAAAG AAACTTTTTCTGGAGGTGGCTATGGAGATATTAGTAGTACCGGGGAGTCTACGTCAAAGGCTGTAACTTCTACAAAAGGTGGATGTGATTCTGTTAAGAAAAGGAGTCCTCTCTCTTCACGAAAAGTTGCGCAAAAGACCAAGGAAATTTCAACTTGGCAAGTAGAAATTGCAGTTCctaaaaatcatatttctaaTTTAGCAGATACTCGCAATGAAGAATCTGAAGGAAGTTCCGTCACTAAGACATTTGAAATGGCTAGCAATGATATTTCTAGTTCCCAATATAACGGGTTTGAGTATGTGCCGGTGGATGACAAACAAGAAACTTCATCAGTGTCTATTGTTGTCACTGACAAGTTTAAAACTAAGCTGGTACCAAATTTTCATAATAGTCTTCTGAGGGAGCCAGTAGTAATGGAAACAGGAATAGGTAAGCATTTCTCAAATGAAGAAGTCAGTGCAGATCAACAAACTTGTTTTGTAAAAACACAAAATCGGGGAAGTCTGGACTCAATAGTAACCATGTCAAGCTCGCAAACCATAGGCACCTGTTGCTTGCAAACAGCAAATGATATGATAATGGTACGGAAACATCTGTTGGAGATTGAAAACAAACAATCAGAATTGTTAGATATGTTAAAG ATGTTTACCATCAACACCGCAGAAAGCTTGTCCCTGATACATATGAAGGTATCAGTTCTGGAAGATGTAGTTGGTAAAATGTCACAACTAAATGGTGGGAGATGCTTTGAGCAATCTACTTTCAAACTTTCGAAGAGAAGCACCACTCTTGCTTCTCCTAGGCTTTCTGTATGCACTCCTAGGCCGTCAGTTGAAATATGTAATAGACAGCCCCCATTTCCCAAAAGGGGTAACGAGTTCTGTGAGGAGAAAACATCTAGCAGAAGCAAATTAAGAAGTTCTGCTGAACAAGGAGTTTCCATATGGACAGAAAGTAGAAATTCTGTTGCGGAAGGCATTCATAAAAGCTCTAGGCATGGAGTCGGTGGCAATCAAACAAAAAATCTTGGTTCTGCCGTTACTTCTAATGCTAGATATTATTCATCAGAAGCTAAAGATAGCCCATGGACACTTGTAATAGGTCATCTTTCGAAAGGTGACCTTGACGCTGCATACACAGAAGCTCTCCGATCCGGTGATGATCTTGTTCTTATTGAACTTCTTGAAAAAACTGGTCCTGTACTGGAAGAATTATCAGAAAAGACGGCGAATGATGTACTTAGAACTTTAGCAACATACTTCTTGGAGCAAAGATTTATTAATTCGATGATTCCTTGGTTGCAACAG GTTGTGGACTTGAGTGCTCTTCATGGACCAAATTACCTTGCTCTCTCAGCAAAAGCAAGGAGAGAATTTCTATTTGCAATTCAAGAAGCTGTAAATATAGGTTTCTCTAATTCTGCAGAAAGAAGATCTGTCACGCAGCTAGTGATGAAGCTGCACCAAATCTGGG